Proteins from a single region of Chitinibacter bivalviorum:
- a CDS encoding ferritin-like domain-containing protein, with protein sequence MFAAAFAALMANDIEQKIALLADIQIPATLPELAAQTVSPIVVVESPGRPAKPELIPPTQLPRRRNLGVAENRAALLHAFAHIEFNAINLALDAIYRFRDMPLAYYADWLQVAREEAYHFNLLREHLNTLGFDYGDFPAHNSLWEMAVRTDADVMARMALVPRILEARGLDAVPPIQEKLAAVKDARAVEILDIILRDEIGHVRIGNRWYHWCCDQRGLEAIPTFVALLRDYDAPVFRGTLNHLARIEAGFSEEEMVLIESIKQ encoded by the coding sequence GTGTTTGCAGCCGCCTTTGCCGCCCTGATGGCGAACGATATTGAACAAAAAATCGCCTTGCTGGCCGACATTCAAATCCCCGCCACCTTGCCCGAGCTTGCTGCGCAAACGGTTTCGCCCATCGTCGTGGTTGAGTCACCCGGCCGCCCTGCCAAACCCGAATTAATTCCGCCGACGCAATTGCCACGTCGCCGCAATCTGGGCGTGGCCGAAAATCGCGCCGCATTGCTTCACGCCTTTGCACATATTGAATTTAACGCCATCAATCTGGCGCTGGATGCCATTTACCGTTTTCGCGACATGCCGCTGGCCTACTACGCCGACTGGTTGCAGGTGGCTCGCGAGGAGGCTTATCACTTTAATTTGCTGCGCGAACATCTCAATACACTGGGTTTTGACTATGGCGATTTTCCCGCGCACAACAGCCTGTGGGAAATGGCCGTGCGCACCGATGCTGATGTGATGGCGCGCATGGCCTTGGTGCCGCGCATTCTGGAAGCGCGCGGGCTCGATGCCGTACCGCCGATTCAGGAAAAGCTCGCCGCAGTCAAAGACGCGCGCGCGGTGGAAATTCTCGACATCATCCTGCGCGACGAAATTGGCCACGTGCGCATCGGCAATCGCTGGTATCACTGGTGCTGTGATCAACGTGGGCTCGAGGCCATCCCTACTTTTGTGGCCTTGCTGCGCGATTACGATGCACCCGTGTTTCGCGGTACGCTCAATCATCTGGCACGCATTGAGGCTGGATTTAGCGAGGAAGAAATGGTTTTGATTGAGTCGATTAAGCAATAA
- a CDS encoding voltage-gated chloride channel family protein produces the protein MSTSTDYYRQVAKDLLLWLPLASVVGVLGGGAAAIFLAALQWVTETRVAHPQLIWGLPIAGFVVGWLYLRFGKDVEAGNNLLIDEIHNPKAVIPLRMAPLVLFGTLASHLFGASVGREGTAVQMGGALADQLTLITKRNQSDRRVLLMAGISAGFAGVFGTPLAGAVFGVEVLALGMMRNNALLPCLIAAFVADFTVSVLGGFLGVHHTHYSIGAVPEFSLWLGLMVLIAGAIFGGAGKLFADSTHWLGKQFKRIQYAPLRPVLGGSILALVVMVFSAERYIGLGIPVIVEAFQQPLSWADAPLKLVFTVFSLGAGFKGGEVTPLFFIGATLGNALAPILDMPFPLLAGLGFVAVFAGATNTPLACTLMAIELFGAPIAPFALLACTMAHLCSGHSGIYKAQRMGSGKGRPIDPEQAKTRLGDWT, from the coding sequence ATGTCCACCTCGACCGATTACTACCGCCAAGTGGCGAAAGATTTATTGCTGTGGTTGCCGCTGGCCTCGGTGGTGGGCGTGTTGGGCGGCGGGGCTGCGGCGATTTTTTTGGCGGCGCTGCAATGGGTGACTGAGACGCGCGTGGCGCATCCACAGCTCATCTGGGGTTTGCCGATCGCGGGTTTTGTCGTGGGCTGGCTGTATTTACGCTTTGGCAAGGACGTCGAAGCGGGAAATAATTTATTAATTGATGAGATACACAATCCCAAAGCGGTCATTCCGCTGCGCATGGCACCGCTGGTGCTGTTTGGCACGCTTGCGTCGCATCTGTTTGGCGCTTCGGTCGGACGCGAGGGGACGGCAGTGCAGATGGGCGGCGCACTGGCCGATCAACTCACGCTGATCACAAAGCGCAATCAAAGCGATCGGCGCGTCTTGCTGATGGCGGGGATAAGCGCAGGTTTTGCTGGTGTGTTTGGCACGCCGCTGGCGGGGGCGGTGTTTGGCGTAGAAGTGCTGGCGCTGGGCATGATGCGCAATAACGCGCTGCTGCCGTGTTTGATCGCGGCGTTTGTTGCTGATTTTACCGTCAGCGTGCTGGGCGGATTCTTGGGAGTCCACCATACGCATTACAGCATTGGTGCTGTGCCCGAATTTAGTCTGTGGCTGGGTTTGATGGTACTGATCGCTGGTGCCATCTTTGGTGGCGCGGGTAAATTATTTGCCGACAGCACGCATTGGCTGGGTAAGCAGTTCAAACGCATTCAGTATGCGCCACTGCGGCCAGTACTCGGTGGGAGTATCTTGGCGCTGGTGGTGATGGTGTTTAGTGCCGAGCGGTATATCGGTCTCGGTATCCCTGTCATCGTCGAGGCATTTCAACAACCGCTGAGCTGGGCTGATGCGCCATTAAAACTCGTCTTTACGGTGTTTTCCTTGGGCGCGGGTTTTAAGGGCGGCGAAGTGACGCCACTGTTTTTTATCGGAGCAACGCTGGGTAATGCGTTAGCGCCCATCTTGGATATGCCGTTTCCGCTACTTGCCGGGCTGGGATTTGTCGCGGTATTTGCTGGTGCAACCAATACTCCGCTGGCTTGCACCTTGATGGCGATTGAGCTGTTCGGCGCACCGATAGCGCCTTTTGCGCTATTGGCCTGCACGATGGCACACCTCTGCTCAGGCCATAGCGGAATTTACAAAGCACAGCGGATGGGCTCCGGTAAAGGAAGGCCAATAGACCCTGAGCAAGCAAAAACTCGGCTAGGGGATTGGACTTAG